AACGCCCGGATCTGAGCGACGTCGGTACCGACTACCGTCACCCCGGAGGCGACCGCGGGGCGGGAGTCGGCGGTGGCGGACCGAACGGTCCGCGGAAGGGACGGCGGCAGCGACGTCACCGGTGCCGTTCTCGTGCGGCAGACCACCGTCGCGCCCGACGGCCCGCCCCCGCTATCGACTGACCCTGGCCACCATCACACAGGCGTCGTCCTGACGCTCGACCTCACCGAACTCCTCGACGATCAAACGGGTGCACTCCTGCGCGCTCCTGGCGACGGAGAGCGCGGGGGCGAGGGCCAGCAGACGTTCCCGACCGGAACTGTCGTGGCCGGCACCCGGTCCCCTCGTCAGCCCGTCCGTGTGCAGCACCAGCACATCGCCGGGCAGCAGGCCGATCTCGGCCTGCTCGTACGCCCCTCCGGCCGTCGCGCCGAGCAGCACGCCGTCCGGCTGGGGCAGGGCACGTCCCGTCCCGCGGCGGAACAGCAGCGGGGCGGGATGGCCGGCCTGCGCCCAGGACAGCAGCCGGGTCTCCGGGTCGTAGTGGCAGCACACCGTGCTGCCGAGCGCGGGCTGTGCCGAGGAGTCCAGGAGACCGTTGAGCTGGACCATCAGCGGGCCGGGCCGGATGCCCGCCCCGGCGAGAGCCCGCAGGGCGCCCAGCAGCATCGCCATGGCCGAGGTCGTGCCGACACCGTGGCCGGTGAGGTCGCCCATGCTCAACAGAGCCCGTCCATCCGGCAGTTCCAGCGCATCGAACCACTGTCCGCCGCTGAACCCGCCGTCCGCCGAGGGGAGGTGATGGCCCGCCAGCCCCAGCGCCTCCGGACCGTGCCCGGGAAGGCTGAGCGGGCCGCGCCACGGAGGGAGGACCGCCTCGTGCATCTCCCTCGCGACCCGGCGCTCGGTCCGGTCGACGTGCTGCCGCCGGGCGAGCGTGTCCCGGGACTCGCGCACCGCGCGCTGGGACCGCCGCAGTTCGCTGACGTCCCGCAGCACGGCCCACATCGAGGCCGTGCAGCCGTCGGCGTCGAGGACCGGCTCTCCCATCATGTGGAGGGTACGGACACGTCCGTCGGCGCGGACGATGCGGAACTCCCCGTCGATCGGCTTGCCGTCGACCAGACAGTCCGTCACCATTTCCGTGAGCAACCCCTGGTCCTCGGCGAAGACCAGGGAAGGCAGCTCGTCCAGCGTCATCGGGTCGCTGCCGGCGGGCAGTCCGAAGATCTGGTGCAGCTCCTCGGACCAGCCGACCTCGTCCGTCAGCAGGTTCCACTCGGCGCTGCCGACCCGGCTCAGCAGGGAACCCGGGCGGGGCGCGAGGTCCTCGTACGGGGCGGGCTCCTCCGGGCCGAGGACGTCCCCGGGCTCCGGCAGGGCGGGCAGCCCCTCCTTGAGCTGGCCCAAGTGCGACCCGAGATCGTCGAGCTGATGGACAGCCAGGTCGCACAGAGCCCGCTGCCAGCGCCCCTGGGGGTCTTCCTCGTCCACCACGGCGTCGCGCCGGACCGCGTCCACGTCTCCGCGCAG
The genomic region above belongs to Streptomyces marianii and contains:
- a CDS encoding PP2C family protein-serine/threonine phosphatase, translated to MPSHLFADRPAPQPPGRGSVDELISQTRRLRGDVDAVRRDAVVDEEDPQGRWQRALCDLAVHQLDDLGSHLGQLKEGLPALPEPGDVLGPEEPAPYEDLAPRPGSLLSRVGSAEWNLLTDEVGWSEELHQIFGLPAGSDPMTLDELPSLVFAEDQGLLTEMVTDCLVDGKPIDGEFRIVRADGRVRTLHMMGEPVLDADGCTASMWAVLRDVSELRRSQRAVRESRDTLARRQHVDRTERRVAREMHEAVLPPWRGPLSLPGHGPEALGLAGHHLPSADGGFSGGQWFDALELPDGRALLSMGDLTGHGVGTTSAMAMLLGALRALAGAGIRPGPLMVQLNGLLDSSAQPALGSTVCCHYDPETRLLSWAQAGHPAPLLFRRGTGRALPQPDGVLLGATAGGAYEQAEIGLLPGDVLVLHTDGLTRGPGAGHDSSGRERLLALAPALSVARSAQECTRLIVEEFGEVERQDDACVMVARVSR